From Spirosoma agri, one genomic window encodes:
- a CDS encoding aminoglycoside phosphotransferase/kinase family protein: MRLVDYPSIIKKAWASFDSSVQIQVITDISAKVSTNHVFKVTFEDGEHIIAKLSYFGKYEHFVEDHRIIHALANNLLYPFENVLAKSLVLDGQVYTYRHKDGFVDAWVVFYNPIRSQFKLPRRLEDDHIRKLGAQVARFHKACSRVSTVLPKSSKTLRSDVWDLLDMLETDSGQFEHRMHVDELRRQCNLFLENRQKLVAKTVETMPVFVDWNIGNFSVTENLELYSRWDYDWFRISYRVMDFYFFSRVVSNAGDRTVFSYVIGPLMEDRFLMFLQEYHRVYPLTENEIRFLPEAYRFFILNYVIKYGRYFFHRTYATKLQREAYQTYFPSIDTFDADKILKVLGIT; the protein is encoded by the coding sequence ATGCGTCTTGTTGATTACCCGAGTATCATAAAAAAAGCCTGGGCCAGCTTCGATTCGTCGGTACAGATTCAGGTCATTACGGACATAAGCGCCAAGGTCTCGACAAACCACGTCTTCAAAGTCACCTTCGAGGATGGGGAACATATTATTGCCAAACTTTCGTACTTCGGTAAGTATGAGCATTTTGTCGAAGATCACCGCATCATTCACGCGCTGGCCAACAATCTCCTCTATCCATTCGAGAATGTACTCGCCAAATCGCTGGTCTTGGACGGGCAGGTTTACACCTATCGGCATAAAGACGGGTTTGTCGATGCCTGGGTCGTGTTTTACAATCCGATCCGAAGTCAGTTCAAGCTGCCCCGCCGGTTAGAAGACGATCACATTCGAAAGCTCGGCGCACAGGTTGCCAGGTTCCACAAGGCGTGCTCCCGCGTGAGTACGGTTCTGCCAAAATCATCGAAAACCTTGCGCTCTGATGTCTGGGATTTGCTGGATATGCTCGAAACGGATTCCGGGCAGTTCGAACACCGGATGCACGTCGATGAGCTAAGGCGGCAGTGTAATCTGTTTCTGGAAAATCGGCAGAAACTCGTTGCTAAAACGGTTGAAACCATGCCCGTTTTCGTGGACTGGAACATCGGAAATTTCTCCGTCACCGAAAACCTGGAACTCTATTCGCGCTGGGATTATGACTGGTTCAGGATCAGTTATCGGGTCATGGATTTTTATTTCTTCAGCCGGGTCGTTTCCAACGCGGGCGACCGTACCGTGTTCAGCTATGTCATCGGGCCGCTGATGGAAGACCGCTTCCTGATGTTTTTACAGGAGTACCACCGGGTATATCCGCTGACGGAGAATGAAATACGGTTTCTGCCCGAAGCCTATCGTTTCTTCATTCTGAACTACGTCATCAAATACGGGCGTTATTTTTTCCACCGTACCTACGCGACCAAACTTCAGCGCGAAGCCTATCAGACTTATTTCCCGTCGATAGATACGTTCGATGCAGATAAAATCCTGAAGGTATTGGGTATAACGTAA
- a CDS encoding acyl-CoA dehydrogenase family protein encodes METIFTTDRVRPLLARVRDFVADELIPLEKGFSHHNLGALIPILDQKREQVKAAGLWGLHLPIAEGGHGLTLCEFGQISEQLAHAPFFGHYVFGCQAPDIGNTELLHKFASPAIKERYLKPLMDGEIRSCFSMTEPDYAGSNPTRMATGAVRDGDAYVINGRKWFTSSADGAAFAIAMVVTNPDAAPHQRASMIIVPTDTPGFTIERNIPVFGDVGQGWFSHAEISYTDCRVPVSNLIGGEGMGFRLAQERLGPGRIHHCMRWIGNAEKALDLLCKRAVSREIEDGVMLGEKQFIQDFIAESRAEIDASRLYVLNTAHMIDTVGVANVRDAVSAIKFYVANAFLRVLDRAIQVHGALGVTDDTVLAAMYRHERGARIWDGADEVHKQNLALSILKKYGLDVKKKTRELQAFRRMMDESH; translated from the coding sequence ATGGAAACAATATTCACCACCGACCGCGTCCGGCCGTTGCTGGCACGCGTTCGTGACTTTGTGGCCGACGAATTGATCCCTCTCGAAAAAGGCTTCTCACATCATAACCTCGGCGCGCTAATTCCGATACTTGACCAGAAGCGCGAACAAGTAAAAGCCGCCGGACTTTGGGGACTGCATCTGCCAATAGCCGAAGGCGGTCATGGCTTGACCCTTTGCGAATTTGGGCAGATTAGCGAACAACTAGCTCACGCGCCTTTCTTCGGCCACTATGTGTTCGGCTGTCAGGCTCCTGATATCGGCAACACTGAATTACTCCACAAATTTGCCTCGCCAGCAATCAAAGAACGGTATCTAAAACCCCTTATGGACGGCGAAATCCGGAGTTGTTTTTCGATGACTGAGCCCGACTATGCCGGATCGAACCCAACCCGAATGGCTACGGGAGCGGTTCGCGACGGGGATGCGTACGTTATCAATGGGCGTAAGTGGTTTACCTCCTCGGCCGATGGGGCTGCGTTTGCCATTGCCATGGTCGTCACGAATCCCGATGCGGCTCCGCACCAGCGGGCGAGTATGATCATTGTGCCGACAGATACACCTGGCTTTACGATTGAGCGCAATATTCCGGTTTTTGGCGATGTCGGACAGGGCTGGTTTAGCCACGCCGAAATAAGTTATACCGATTGTCGGGTACCAGTGTCTAATCTGATTGGGGGCGAGGGGATGGGGTTTCGACTCGCACAGGAACGACTCGGCCCCGGTCGTATTCATCACTGTATGCGCTGGATCGGAAACGCCGAAAAAGCGCTGGATCTGCTTTGCAAACGTGCCGTCTCCCGCGAAATTGAAGATGGGGTCATGCTGGGCGAAAAGCAATTCATACAGGATTTTATTGCCGAAAGTCGGGCGGAGATTGACGCTAGTCGGTTATATGTGCTCAACACGGCCCATATGATTGATACCGTTGGCGTTGCGAACGTGCGCGATGCGGTGTCGGCTATCAAGTTCTATGTAGCTAATGCCTTTCTGCGCGTACTCGACCGGGCTATACAGGTGCACGGTGCGCTGGGCGTTACCGACGACACAGTACTAGCGGCTATGTACCGCCATGAGCGCGGAGCCCGCATCTGGGATGGTGCCGACGAGGTTCACAAACAGAATCTGGCCCTCAGTATTCTCAAAAAATACGGTCTGGATGTCAAGAAAAAGACCCGCGAACTCCAGGCGTTTCGCCGGATGATGGACGAAAGCCACTAG
- a CDS encoding glutamine synthetase family protein translates to MNQQEVISFIEQNDSTKIKFAFADIDGVLRGKIISRQKFLDGLADGYGFCDVVWGWDSTDTPYDNSRTTGWHSGYPDAPVRLDLATFRQVPWEDGIPFFLADFSAGQANSNSTLGIDLPACPRSLLKRVAAQCRDMGFHAEYAQEFEWFNFRETPQSLQQKGFRDLEPLTPGMFGYSILRPSLESAFYHDLFDLLGEFDIPLEGLHTETGPGVYEAAIMHDEVIRAADKAILFKTAVREIAYRHGLVATFMAKWNADLPGCSGHIHQSLWNPERTKNLFYDPAQPNKMSELMSQFIAGQLYCLPHITPMFAPTINSYKRLVEGAWAPTTVTWSVDNRTTALRVLNRTEAYTRVEHRVSGSDSNPYLAIAAALASGLYGIRHQLTLDIPASVGNGYTDRSHGVLPANLSEATRAMTNSPVATELFGPEFVDHFTRTRDWEWRQYAGQVSDWELKRYFEII, encoded by the coding sequence ATGAATCAGCAAGAAGTTATTTCCTTCATCGAACAAAACGACAGTACTAAAATCAAATTCGCCTTCGCTGATATAGATGGTGTGCTTCGGGGAAAAATCATTAGCCGTCAAAAATTTCTGGATGGTCTAGCCGATGGGTACGGTTTCTGCGACGTTGTCTGGGGCTGGGATTCAACGGATACACCCTACGACAATAGCCGAACGACTGGCTGGCATTCCGGCTACCCCGATGCCCCGGTCCGGCTCGACCTGGCTACGTTTCGGCAGGTTCCGTGGGAAGATGGCATACCATTCTTTCTAGCCGATTTTAGTGCCGGGCAAGCTAATAGCAATAGCACGTTGGGGATTGATTTACCGGCTTGCCCCCGATCCCTGCTCAAACGCGTGGCTGCTCAGTGCCGCGACATGGGGTTCCATGCGGAATATGCGCAGGAGTTCGAATGGTTCAACTTCCGGGAGACGCCACAGAGCCTGCAACAAAAAGGGTTCCGGGACCTGGAACCGCTGACGCCCGGCATGTTTGGCTACTCGATTTTGCGGCCTTCACTCGAAAGCGCATTCTACCACGACCTGTTCGACTTATTGGGTGAATTCGATATACCGCTCGAAGGATTGCATACCGAAACGGGACCCGGTGTCTACGAAGCAGCCATCATGCACGATGAAGTCATTCGGGCCGCCGACAAAGCGATTCTGTTCAAGACGGCGGTTCGGGAAATTGCCTATCGTCACGGGTTGGTGGCTACGTTCATGGCCAAATGGAACGCGGACCTCCCTGGTTGCAGCGGCCATATTCACCAGAGTCTGTGGAATCCCGAACGGACAAAAAACCTGTTCTACGATCCGGCCCAACCGAACAAAATGAGTGAACTGATGAGCCAGTTCATCGCTGGTCAGCTGTACTGTCTACCCCACATCACACCCATGTTTGCCCCCACCATCAATAGCTATAAACGACTGGTCGAAGGGGCCTGGGCACCCACAACCGTGACTTGGTCGGTCGATAACCGCACAACGGCATTGCGCGTACTGAACCGCACCGAAGCGTATACGCGCGTAGAACACCGGGTTTCGGGCTCCGATTCCAACCCCTATCTGGCTATTGCTGCGGCCTTGGCATCAGGCTTATATGGCATCCGCCACCAGTTAACGCTTGACATTCCGGCTTCTGTCGGCAATGGTTATACCGATAGAAGCCACGGCGTTTTACCCGCTAATTTGTCTGAGGCCACCCGAGCCATGACAAATTCACCCGTCGCAACTGAACTGTTTGGCCCCGAATTTGTTGACCATTTCACCCGTACGCGTGACTGGGAATGGCGGCAATATGCCGGTCAGGTCAGCGACTGGGAATTAAAACGATATTTCGAAATTATTTGA
- a CDS encoding NupC/NupG family nucleoside CNT transporter has protein sequence MDRFTGLIGIVLILGVAYALSENRKAINYRTVGVGLALQFGLAVFVLKTDIGQQVFQGLGYYVDRLLQKANKGAEFVFSTLVRPDVLGKVFGPDNSFIFFFKVIPTIIFVAVLVNIFYHLGIMQRIVAVMARAMKWLMGVSGAEALSNVASTFVGQVEAQIMIKPYLNGMTNSELMASMTGSFACIAGGVLAVYISLGVPAPYLLAASIMAAPGALVISKIVMPETQVSETQGIIKVEIKKAHANLLDAIAAGASEGLKVGLNVVAMLIGFIALIALVDSLMFRLGFYVFGMSNLSLNFLLGKFFSIFAWAMGVPSKDIEAAGALMGTKMVINEFVAYLDLVKIKSTLDPKTIAITSFALCGFANFSSIAIQVGGIGELAPSRRGDLARIGFKALICGTLASYMSATLAGLLL, from the coding sequence ATGGATCGTTTTACCGGACTCATTGGCATTGTTTTAATTCTCGGCGTCGCCTATGCCCTCTCCGAAAACAGAAAAGCAATAAATTACCGAACCGTTGGCGTTGGGCTGGCTCTTCAGTTCGGGCTGGCAGTTTTTGTCCTGAAAACGGACATTGGCCAGCAGGTTTTTCAGGGGCTGGGCTACTACGTGGATAGACTTCTGCAAAAGGCGAATAAAGGGGCAGAGTTTGTGTTTTCCACACTAGTTAGGCCCGACGTTCTTGGTAAAGTTTTCGGTCCCGACAACAGCTTTATCTTCTTCTTCAAAGTCATCCCGACGATTATATTCGTCGCCGTACTCGTCAATATTTTCTACCATCTGGGTATTATGCAGCGCATCGTGGCGGTAATGGCACGGGCAATGAAATGGCTGATGGGAGTCAGTGGTGCTGAAGCCCTGTCGAACGTTGCCAGCACGTTTGTGGGGCAGGTCGAAGCGCAGATCATGATTAAACCGTACCTAAACGGCATGACGAATTCGGAGTTGATGGCCTCCATGACGGGTTCGTTTGCCTGCATTGCGGGTGGTGTTCTGGCCGTTTACATTTCTCTTGGCGTACCGGCCCCTTATCTACTGGCAGCCAGTATCATGGCCGCACCGGGCGCGCTCGTGATCAGCAAAATTGTTATGCCGGAAACGCAGGTTTCTGAAACACAGGGCATTATAAAAGTAGAAATTAAAAAAGCACACGCTAACCTGCTCGATGCCATTGCGGCAGGTGCCAGCGAAGGCTTGAAAGTTGGCCTCAACGTGGTAGCGATGCTGATCGGTTTTATCGCGCTGATTGCTCTGGTCGATAGCCTGATGTTCCGGCTGGGTTTTTACGTTTTCGGTATGAGCAATTTGAGCCTGAACTTCCTGCTGGGCAAATTCTTTTCCATTTTTGCCTGGGCAATGGGTGTACCGAGCAAGGATATTGAGGCTGCCGGAGCGCTGATGGGTACCAAAATGGTGATCAACGAGTTTGTCGCTTACCTCGATCTGGTCAAGATCAAATCGACACTCGACCCTAAAACCATTGCAATCACCAGCTTTGCGCTGTGCGGTTTCGCCAATTTCAGTTCGATCGCCATTCAAGTTGGTGGTATCGGTGAGCTGGCACCATCACGGCGTGGTGATCTGGCCAGAATTGGGTTTAAAGCCCTGATTTGTGGAACATTGGCCAGCTATATGTCCGCTACGTTAGCGGGTTTGCTTCTGTAG
- the ppk1 gene encoding polyphosphate kinase 1, producing the protein MRYSLNPNRTILGNIVSRFTHRQQEQAASVPDKMAKVSEKVSSVIDQSDYLSRDLSWLKFNERVLDQARSVVLPLKDRTLMERLKFLAISASNLDEFFMIRVGSLYNYLDYHKQRVDYSGLREVPFRKALYTSSQQFFRDQQSVFLDQLLPLFPENGLQLATYADLTDDEKTEATGYFDRAIYPTLTPMLYDYTHTFPVLLAKVLIFGVVTQSPDDSHPQSNRSDDEDDHQRLSFVQIPANLPRFVSFEREDIMVFVPIEEIVRENIKKLYRNVNILSLNLFRITRNGDFTLDENDDDEVDFLDEVRQKIKSRRLGRVTRVEVETSGSGEVGSPWMMNLLKKRWEIDDLNIFESRTMLDFSAFWQIIGNPEFKDDMPRPHAPVPPLGLGRDKTDDIFEIIKQRDLLLHHPYNNFEPVLQLLEQAAEDPNVLAIKITVYRLAKRSRVTEALLKAAENGKHVSVLFEVKARFDEENNIREAQRLQKAGCFVIYGISRYKTHTKLLLVVRNEGSRVVRYAHMATGNYNEDTSKLYTDIGLLTTNEIYTHDISEFFNVITGHSLPNEYQYLITAPRDMREQLLRLIRIEADNAQRGLPSGICIKANSLEDKLVIDELYKASQAGVPIRLIVRSICCLRPQRAGLSDNITVRSIVGDFLEHTRIYYFHNNSDPKVYGGSADVMVRSFDRRIESLFFLADSRVKQLAILILDYNLKDNVNSYELMEDGDFKKCEVGSEPFSIHERFFEVTEKEAMDTHLFDSETKPAEVAKLEEEYQEGAERAIANI; encoded by the coding sequence ATGCGTTATTCCCTTAATCCCAACCGCACGATACTGGGTAACATAGTTTCCCGATTCACACACCGTCAGCAGGAACAGGCTGCGTCAGTACCCGATAAAATGGCGAAGGTTAGCGAAAAAGTTAGTAGTGTCATTGACCAGAGCGACTACCTCAGCCGCGACTTGAGCTGGCTTAAATTCAATGAGCGCGTACTGGATCAGGCGCGTAGTGTAGTGCTTCCGCTCAAAGACCGGACCCTTATGGAGCGGCTGAAATTCCTGGCCATATCGGCTTCGAATCTCGACGAGTTCTTCATGATCCGCGTCGGAAGTTTATACAATTACCTCGACTACCACAAGCAGCGGGTCGATTATTCAGGCTTGCGGGAAGTCCCGTTCCGAAAAGCGCTGTATACCAGTTCGCAACAGTTCTTCCGCGATCAGCAATCTGTTTTTCTGGACCAGTTATTACCGCTATTTCCGGAAAATGGTCTTCAGCTCGCTACGTACGCTGATCTGACCGACGATGAAAAAACCGAAGCGACGGGTTACTTTGATCGGGCCATTTACCCGACGCTGACCCCGATGCTCTATGATTATACACACACGTTTCCGGTCCTGTTGGCTAAAGTCCTGATCTTCGGCGTTGTAACCCAGAGCCCTGACGATTCGCATCCGCAGAGCAATCGATCCGACGATGAAGATGACCATCAGCGACTTTCCTTTGTACAGATTCCGGCCAACCTGCCCCGCTTTGTTTCGTTTGAGCGCGAAGACATCATGGTTTTTGTGCCCATCGAAGAAATCGTCCGGGAGAACATCAAAAAGCTGTACCGAAACGTCAACATTCTGTCCCTGAACCTGTTTCGGATTACGCGAAACGGTGATTTTACGCTGGATGAAAACGACGACGATGAAGTTGATTTTCTGGACGAAGTACGCCAAAAGATAAAAAGCCGCCGTCTGGGTCGTGTGACGCGGGTTGAGGTGGAAACTAGCGGCAGTGGCGAAGTGGGTTCCCCCTGGATGATGAACCTCCTCAAAAAACGCTGGGAAATCGACGATCTGAACATTTTCGAATCACGAACAATGCTCGATTTTTCGGCATTCTGGCAGATCATCGGCAACCCGGAGTTTAAGGACGATATGCCGCGCCCCCATGCACCCGTCCCGCCCCTTGGCCTTGGCCGTGACAAAACCGACGATATTTTTGAGATCATCAAGCAGCGTGATCTACTGCTGCACCACCCGTACAACAACTTTGAGCCCGTACTGCAACTGCTCGAACAGGCTGCGGAAGATCCCAACGTGCTGGCGATAAAAATCACTGTTTACCGACTGGCGAAGCGGTCGCGGGTTACCGAAGCCTTGCTGAAAGCCGCCGAAAACGGCAAACACGTGTCGGTGTTGTTCGAGGTGAAAGCCCGATTCGACGAAGAAAACAACATCCGTGAAGCACAGCGACTGCAAAAGGCGGGTTGCTTTGTCATCTACGGGATTAGCCGGTACAAAACACACACCAAGCTGCTGCTGGTGGTACGTAACGAAGGAAGCCGTGTCGTCCGTTACGCGCACATGGCGACCGGGAACTACAACGAGGATACGTCGAAGCTGTATACCGACATTGGTCTGTTGACCACCAATGAGATCTATACACACGACATCTCGGAGTTCTTTAACGTTATAACGGGCCATTCACTGCCCAACGAGTACCAGTATCTTATTACGGCACCCCGTGACATGCGCGAACAATTGCTTCGACTCATTAGAATCGAAGCCGACAACGCACAGCGTGGTTTACCAAGCGGCATTTGCATCAAAGCTAACTCGCTGGAAGATAAGCTGGTCATCGACGAATTGTACAAAGCGTCACAGGCTGGCGTACCTATCCGACTGATTGTCAGAAGTATTTGCTGCCTGCGTCCGCAACGCGCCGGTTTAAGCGACAACATTACAGTCCGGTCTATCGTGGGCGACTTCCTGGAACACACCCGTATTTATTATTTCCATAACAACAGCGATCCGAAAGTATATGGCGGCAGCGCCGATGTGATGGTACGGAGTTTCGACCGGCGTATCGAGTCGTTGTTTTTTCTGGCCGACAGTCGCGTAAAACAGTTAGCCATTCTGATTCTGGACTACAACCTGAAGGACAATGTCAATTCGTACGAGTTGATGGAAGACGGTGACTTCAAGAAGTGCGAAGTGGGTAGCGAACCGTTCAGCATACACGAGCGCTTTTTTGAGGTAACAGAGAAGGAAGCGATGGATACACACCTATTCGATTCTGAAACGAAACCCGCCGAAGTCGCCAAGCTAGAAGAAGAATATCAGGAAGGGGCTGAACGGGCCATTGCCAATATTTAA
- a CDS encoding DUF7674 family protein, with protein MNDVISKTDLLNVLINRIPEARQDFMVLPRETGVYTVLHKLCEVTSVLAYQNKFRAVKRCLLAAEELLKEGDKQVSNAVCTVYVFRLSMLLDKRDARSEVIHYLLPRALRTEYHRQLHTCLP; from the coding sequence ATGAACGATGTCATCAGTAAAACCGATCTGCTCAATGTGCTGATCAACCGAATACCGGAAGCTCGTCAGGATTTTATGGTCTTACCGCGTGAGACTGGGGTATATACCGTCTTACATAAGCTATGCGAGGTAACGTCCGTTCTGGCTTATCAAAACAAGTTCAGAGCCGTCAAACGCTGTCTTTTGGCCGCCGAAGAGTTACTGAAAGAAGGGGATAAACAAGTTAGCAATGCAGTTTGTACAGTCTACGTTTTCCGCCTGTCTATGTTACTAGATAAACGGGATGCCCGGTCAGAAGTCATTCACTACCTACTACCTCGTGCCTTACGCACGGAGTATCATCGTCAACTACATACGTGCCTCCCTTAA
- a CDS encoding Uma2 family endonuclease, with amino-acid sequence MESIRVHLPEDLRMNDDEFIRFCQDNPDLKFERRKNGDVAFIAYADGETGNYNLEIGAEFGIWNRQARFGKFFDSSTAFQLADTLIMSPDIAGIAQSRWDELSAEQRRKIVALCPDFILELRSPNDRLRDCFEKMDDWMANGCRLGWLIDLTNQITYIYRPNQARQETVGLGELYGENVLPGFSLNLSTLGS; translated from the coding sequence GTGGAATCGATACGCGTACATCTGCCGGAAGACTTACGAATGAACGACGATGAGTTCATCCGCTTCTGTCAGGACAATCCCGACCTGAAGTTTGAGCGTCGAAAGAACGGTGATGTTGCTTTTATAGCATACGCAGACGGAGAAACGGGTAATTACAATCTTGAAATAGGTGCTGAGTTTGGCATTTGGAATAGGCAAGCCCGATTCGGTAAGTTTTTTGATTCGTCGACAGCCTTCCAACTCGCCGACACATTGATCATGTCTCCAGATATTGCAGGTATTGCTCAAAGTCGCTGGGACGAATTGAGCGCGGAACAACGTCGAAAAATTGTAGCCCTGTGCCCTGATTTTATCCTTGAATTGCGATCACCAAATGATCGATTGAGAGATTGCTTCGAGAAGATGGATGACTGGATGGCCAATGGTTGCCGGTTAGGCTGGCTTATCGATCTGACAAACCAGATCACGTACATCTACCGCCCTAATCAGGCACGGCAGGAAACGGTCGGACTAGGTGAATTATACGGCGAAAATGTGCTGCCCGGCTTTTCATTGAACCTGTCGACGTTGGGTAGCTAA
- a CDS encoding phosphotransferase family protein yields MITPDAPRPVRMGEELDLTLLNAYLHEHAPEVGEVLEVGQFPGGFSNLTYSLKTADQEYVLRRPPVGATIKGGHDMGREFRVLSLLQGHYAHMPNPVAYCETDGILGASFYVMERIAGLILRAPMAPTLNLPPRLMRQLSEALIDNLVTIHALDIVETGLIQLGKPEGYVQRQVEGWTKRYRNARTDAIPAMDIVGNWLAQNYPAEQPPAFLHNDYKFDNVLFAPDESTGEPMPAIRGVLDWEMATVGDPLMDLGATLAYWSEATDTPAYRTFNLTWLPGNLTRQEVADRYAQRSGRDLSNIVFYYVFGLYKNAVIAQQIYARWKQGYSQDERFGKILPMVVELANKAAGAIESGQLT; encoded by the coding sequence ATGATTACTCCTGATGCTCCCCGCCCCGTTCGGATGGGTGAAGAACTTGATTTAACCCTGCTGAACGCGTACCTGCACGAACACGCGCCCGAGGTGGGAGAGGTGCTGGAGGTAGGCCAGTTTCCCGGTGGTTTTTCGAACCTAACGTACTCACTTAAAACCGCCGATCAGGAGTACGTGCTTCGTCGGCCGCCGGTTGGCGCAACCATCAAAGGTGGTCACGACATGGGCCGGGAATTTCGGGTGTTGTCATTGCTACAGGGGCATTACGCGCACATGCCAAACCCGGTCGCTTACTGCGAAACAGATGGTATACTAGGCGCATCGTTTTACGTGATGGAACGCATTGCGGGCTTGATTCTGCGTGCTCCGATGGCGCCGACACTGAATCTGCCACCACGGCTGATGCGCCAGCTATCGGAAGCGCTGATTGATAATCTGGTGACTATTCATGCGTTGGATATCGTAGAAACGGGTTTGATTCAGCTCGGGAAACCGGAAGGTTATGTGCAACGGCAGGTAGAAGGCTGGACGAAGCGATACCGTAACGCGCGGACGGATGCGATTCCGGCAATGGACATAGTAGGTAATTGGTTGGCCCAAAATTACCCCGCTGAACAGCCACCTGCTTTCCTTCACAATGACTATAAGTTCGATAACGTTTTGTTCGCACCCGATGAATCGACCGGCGAACCAATGCCAGCGATTCGGGGTGTTTTGGACTGGGAAATGGCTACCGTCGGCGATCCGCTCATGGATCTGGGGGCAACGCTGGCTTACTGGTCGGAGGCAACGGATACGCCCGCTTACCGAACGTTCAACCTCACCTGGTTACCCGGTAATCTGACCCGGCAGGAAGTGGCCGACCGCTATGCGCAGCGCAGTGGCCGCGATCTGTCGAACATCGTCTTCTATTACGTGTTTGGTCTCTACAAAAACGCCGTCATCGCGCAGCAGATTTATGCCCGCTGGAAACAGGGCTACAGCCAAGACGAACGTTTCGGGAAAATCCTGCCCATGGTTGTCGAACTGGCCAATAAAGCCGCCGGAGCTATAGAAAGTGGCCAGCTGACGTAA
- a CDS encoding GNAT family N-acetyltransferase — MEPDLTITVASAIHLVHIDSICCTIAESAQVRGTGISGRSPAYLRQKMLDGKAVIATLPMGQWVGFAYLDVWENGQFVSHSGLIVDPDYRRHGVAQQVKQALFRLSRQLFPGAKLFSITTGQAVMNLNTQLGFRPVAFGELPQDERFWNQCSSCQNCDILARTARKYCLCTGMLYEPNAPEKAA, encoded by the coding sequence ATGGAACCAGATTTAACGATTACCGTGGCATCAGCTATACACCTGGTCCACATCGATTCGATCTGCTGCACGATAGCCGAAAGCGCCCAGGTCCGAGGAACGGGTATCAGCGGGCGCTCTCCGGCCTATCTTCGGCAAAAAATGCTGGACGGGAAAGCCGTGATTGCCACGTTACCAATGGGCCAATGGGTCGGCTTCGCTTACCTCGATGTTTGGGAGAACGGGCAGTTTGTGTCGCACTCGGGCCTGATTGTCGATCCTGATTATCGTCGGCATGGAGTTGCGCAACAGGTTAAACAGGCCTTGTTTCGCCTGAGCCGCCAGTTGTTCCCAGGGGCAAAACTGTTCAGCATTACGACCGGCCAAGCTGTTATGAACCTAAATACGCAGCTTGGTTTCCGACCGGTCGCTTTTGGGGAGCTGCCGCAGGATGAACGCTTCTGGAACCAGTGTTCATCCTGTCAGAACTGCGATATTCTGGCCCGAACCGCCCGAAAGTACTGCCTTTGTACGGGCATGTTATACGAACCTAACGCGCCCGAAAAAGCAGCTTAA